The following proteins are encoded in a genomic region of Plasmodium sp. gorilla clade G2 genome assembly, chromosome: 2:
- a CDS encoding hexose transporter — protein MTKSSKDICSEIEGKKNGNSGFFSTSFKYVLSACIASFIFGYQVSVLNTIKNFIVVEFEWCKGEADRLNCSNNTIQSSFLLASVFIGAVLGCGFSGYLVQFGRRLSLLIIYNFFFLVSILTSITHHFHTILFARLLSGFGIGLITVSVPMYISEMTHKDKKGAYGVMHQLFITFGIFVAVMLGLAMGEGPKATTTEELSPFSKVWWRLMFLFPSVISLIGIFSLVVFFKEETPYFLFEKGRIEESKNILKKIYETDNVDEPLNAIKEAVEQNESAKKNSLSLLSALKIPSYRYVIILGCLLSGLQQFTGINVLVSNSNELYKEFLDSHLITILSVVMTAVNFLMTFPAIYIVEKLGRKTLLLWGCVGVLLAYLPTAIANEINKDSKFVKTLSIVATFIMIISFAVSYGPVLWIYLHEMFPSEIKDSAASLASLVNWVCAIIVVFPSDIIIKKSPSILFISFSVMSILTFLFIFFFIKETKGGEIGTSPYITMEERQKHMTKSVV, from the coding sequence ATGACGAAAAGTTCGAAAGATATATGTAGTGAGATTGAAGGCAAGAAGAATGGAAATAGTGGATTTTTCAGTACATCctttaaatatgtattatcaGCATGTATagcatcatttatatttggtTATCAAGTGAGTGTATTAAATACTATAAAGAATTTTATAGTAGTAGAATTTGAATGGTGTAAAGGAGAAGCTGATCGATTAAATTGTAGTAATAATACAATTCAGagttcatttttattagcATCAGTATTTATAGGTGCAGTATTAGGGTGTGGTTTTTCAGGTTATTTAGTACAATTTGGAAGAagattatcattattaataatatataattttttctttttagtaAGTATTTTAACATCTATTACTCATCATTTCCATACGATATTATTTGCTCGTTTATTAAGTGGTTTTGGTATAGGATTAATAACAGTAAGTGTTCCTATGTATATATCAGAAATGACACATAAAGATAAGAAAGGTGCATATGGTGTCATGCATCAATTATTTATTACCTTTGGTATTTTTGTAGCTGTTATGTTAGGTCTAGCCATGGGTGAAGGACCTAAAGCTACTACAACAGAAGAATTATCACCTTTCTCTAAAGTTTGGTGGAGacttatgtttttatttccatctgttatatctttaattggtattttttcattagttgttttttttaaagaggAAACaccatattttctttttgaaaAAGGAAGAATCGAAGAATCTAAAaacattttgaaaaaaatttatgaaaCAGATAATGTAGATGAACCATTAAATGCTATAAAAGAAGCTGTCGAACAAAATGAATCCGCAAAGAAAAATTCgttatctttattatcagCATTAAAAATACCATCATATagatatgttattatattaggATGTTTGTTATCAGGATTACAACAATTTACAGGTATAAACGTTTTAGTATCTAATtcaaatgaattatataaagaatttttAGATAGTCATTTAATTACAATATTAAGTGTTGTAATGACAGCAGTAAATTTTCTAATGACATTCCCAGCAATATATATAGTAGAAAAATTAGGAAgaaaaacattattattatgggGTTGTGTAGGAGTATTACTTGCTTATTTACCTACAGCTATAgcaaatgaaataaataaagattcTAAATTTGTTAAAACACTCTCCATTGTTGCAAcatttattatgataatttcATTTGCTGTTTCTTATGGACCAGTTCTTTGGATTTATTTACATGAAATGTTTCCATCAGAAATAAAAGATAGTGCAGCAAGTTTGGCATCCTTAGTTAATTGGGTATGTGCAATTATTGTTGTCTTCCCATcagatattattatcaaaaaatcTCCTTCAATACTTTTCATCTCATTCTCAGTCATGTCAATTCTAACCttcttgtttatttttttctttatcaaaGAAACAAAAGGAGGGGAAATCGGAACAAGTCCATACATAACTATGGAGGAAAGACAAAAGCATATGACCAAGTCGGTtgtatga
- a CDS encoding ubiE/COQ5 methyltransferase, putative, whose amino-acid sequence MKVRKIINYNNFKRTNIWGSIISKGSHFSTQHGHYDKNEKICNFGFEKVSEEIKSRLVHNLFSNVCNKYDIMNDMMSLLLHRIWKDQFVKELDILLKYHSYNIQDHIYQHYKDYSAKNENKSDTNSNNNNNNNNNSYNNNNNNNSYNNNNYRIFSDIPNYNILDLAGGTGDIAFRILEKSKFFLKKNYQSIPFDHISYQQYLPNIIVCDVNNDMLNVGKKKAATLGYDKNLTWLVQNAENLESIESNSIDVITLSFGIRNFTNIPQALKEIHRVLKPGGRFLCLEFSKVQCHIFNIFYKFYLNNVIPIIGKVVANDMHAYKYLAESIQTFLTPDELAQLFHQANFKNITYTTMTMGIVAIHSAYKLL is encoded by the exons ATGAAGGttagaaaaataattaattataacaatTTTAAGAGGACAAATATATGGGGAAGCATAATAAGTAAGGGTTCCCATTTTAGTACTCAGCATGGACACTATGATAAGAATgaaa AAATTTGTAATTTTGGATTTGAAAAAGTAAGCGAAGAAATAAAATCTCGATTAGTCCATAACCTATTCAGCAACGtatgtaataaatatgatattatGAATGACATGATGAGTTTACTTTTACATCGTATATGGAAAGATCAATTTGTAAAAGAATTAGAtatacttttaaaatatcatagttataatatacaagatcatatatatcaacATTATAAAGATTATTCAgcaaaaaatgaaaacaaatCTGATAcgaatagtaataataataataataataataataatagttataataataataataataataatagttataataataataattatagaaTATTTTCAGATATAccaaattataatatactcGACTTAGCAGGAGGGACAGGTGATATTGCTTTTCGTATTCTAGAAAAAAGtaaattctttttaaaaaaaaattatcaatcAATTCCTTTTGATCATATTTCTTATCAACAATATCTTCCTAATATCATCGTTTGTGATGTTAACAATGATATGCTAAATGTtggtaaaaaaaaagcagCTACATTAggttatgataaaaatttgaCTTGGCTAGTTCAAAATGCAGAAAATCTAGAATCAATAGAATCCAATTCTATAGATGTAATAACCTTATCATTTGGTATTAGAAATTTTACTAATATTCCTCAAGcattaaaagaaatacatCGTGTTTTAAAACCAGGAGGCAGATTCTTATGTTTAGAATTTAGTAAGGTTCAAtgtcatatatttaatatcttCTATAAATTCTATCTCAATAATGTAATACCTATAATTGGGAAAGTAGTAGCAAATGATATGCACGCATATAAATATCTAGCAGAGAGTATTCAAACATTTCTAACACCTGATGAATTAGCTCAATTATTTCATCAAgcaaattttaaaaatataacttaCACCACCATGACTATGGGTATCGTCGCCATACATTCAGCATATAAGCTgctataa
- a CDS encoding 5'-3' exonuclease, N-terminal resolvase-like domain, putative — protein MNKSIYIILLCVKYFLIYSKAYKKKNNNDVINIQRRKKNDLFFIKSSVKDLGASKFIHTRKSINKRYIQDNGYIKEIDNDIEKKKKKTTSKRNNKSSKQNNDDYETFLIVDGSSILFKNFFGMPYLKNDNDVNLSTIYGFIQSLNKIYNLFLPTYIAIVFDSKTSNNDKKKIYANYKIFRRKNPDELYEQLKIVSNFCDTIGIKTISSTNIESDNYIAQIVDNINNTLKEKKQNHSSFVNDHKEKEPPPMYTYMKNDIYDKLESNETNNTFNKETNNINHNTNDNNMDDNNMDDNNMDDNNMNDNIMNDNEHHNINENMHYNIDDNEFHNLNDDIPYYLNDDDHYNINDDVYNNFYDNTYAEENVSYHENILTNNIDKNKKFRVIVVSSDKDLLQLLEYNNETYNMDISICQPNKKYRLVNANLFYEEHEILPSQYSDYLILAGDKTDGISGVPYIGDKTSKCLLKEYHNIENILKNLHKLPSKLHHIFLNNIDNINTFRKLIKLKCETNQSLVFDDYKQKRIKNFEQFRNFADKYSLHKLLKKSVIVNYHD, from the coding sequence atgaataaaagtatttatataatacttcTTTGTGTGaaatattttctaatatatagtaaagcatataaaaaaaaaaataataatgatgttataaatattcaaagaaggaaaaaaaatgatttattttttataaaatcatcTGTAAAAGATTTAGGTGCAAGTAAATTTATACATACAAGAAAAAGTATTAACAAAAGATATATTCAGGATAATGggtatataaaagaaatagataatgatatagaaaaaaaaaaaaaaaaaactacaTCTAAACGTAACAATAAAAGTagtaaacaaaataatgatgattatGAAACATTTTTAATAGTTGATGGatcatctatattatttaaaaatttttttggtatgccatatttaaaaaatgataatgatgtaAATTTAAGTACTATATATGGATTTATACaatcattaaataaaatatataatttatttttaccgACATATATAGCTATCGTATTTGATTCTAAGACATCTAAtaatgataagaaaaaaatatatgcaaaTTATAAAATCTTTAGACGGAAAAACCCTGATGAATTATATGAACAACTAAAAATTGTAAGTAACTTTTGTGATACTATAGGAATTAAAACTATTAGCTCAACCAATATTGAGagtgataattatatagCACAAATtgttgataatattaataatacattaaaagaaaaaaaacaaaaccaTAGTTCCTTCGTCAACGAtcataaagaaaaagaaccTCCTCCAATGTATACCTATatgaaaaatgatatatatgataaattagAGAGTAATGAAACgaataatacatttaataaGGAGACCaacaatataaatcataaCACAAATGATAACAACATGGATGATAACAACATGGATGATAACAACATGGATGACAACAACATGAATGATAACATCATGAATGACAATGAACaccataatattaatgaaaatatgcATTATAATATTGACGACAATGAATTCCATAACTTGAATGATGATATTCCTTATTACCTAAACGATGATGATCACTATAACATAAATGAcgatgtatataataatttttatgataatacATATGCTGAAGAAAATGTATCATAccatgaaaatattttaacaaataatattgataaaaacaaaaaatttcGAGTTATTGTTGTTTCAAGTGATAAGGATCTATTACAATTattagaatataataatgagacatataatatggatatatCAATATGCCaaccaaataaaaaatatcgtTTAGTAAAtgcaaatttattttatgaagAACATGAAATATTACCCTCTCAATATAGTGATTATTTAATTCTAGCAGGAGATAAAACAGATGGTATATCAGGAGTACCTTATATAGGGGATAAAACTAGTAAATGcttattaaaagaatatcataatattgaaaacatattaaaaaatttacataaacTTCCTAGTAAATTAcatcatatatttcttaataatatagacaatattaatacatttagAAAACTTATAAAACTCAAATGTGAAACTAATCAATCTTTAGTTTTTGATgattataaacaaaaaagaataaaaaattttgagCAATTCAGAAATTTCGCTGATAAGTATTCCTTACATAAgttgttaaaaaaaagtgtTATAGTTAATTATcatgattaa
- a CDS encoding dynein light chain, putative, translating to MSSQNFSQNLKKHMQSLLIRKSDMPYYSQNNIVDIITGVLDKYTDANTNNINVENAIKNIKEILDKTFGSGWICLIGESFSFNISAKENSFLFCFYQGYLAIVVYKC from the exons atgagtTCGCAAAATTTCTCTCAAAATTTGAAGAAACATATGCAGAGTCTCCTAATCAGA AAGTCTGATATGCCATATTATAGTCAAAACAATATTGTGGACATAATAACAGGAGTATTAGATAAGTACACTGACGCAAACACTAATAATATTAACGTTGAa aatgctataaagaatataaaagaaattctAGATAAAACTTTTGGGTCTGGTTGGATATGCTTAATAGGAGAGTCTTTTTCTTTCAATATATCAGCAAAA GAAAATTCCttcttattttgtttttatcaaGGATATTTAGCTATAGTTGTTTATAAATGTtga
- a CDS encoding aspartate aminotransferase yields the protein MDNLLSSLENIEVDNILKTAREFKEDTCEGKINLSIGVCCNDDGSLHIFDSVLDADKLVTENYKEKPYLLGNGTEDFSTLTQNLIFGDKSKYMKEKKICTIQCIGGTGAIFVLLEFLKILNVKTVYVTNPPYINHVNMIESRGFNLKYINFFDYNLIDINYDLFLNDLRNIPNGSSIILQISCYNPCSVNIEEKYFDEIIQIVLEKKHVIIFDIAYQGFGHTNLEEDVLLIRKFEEKNISFSVCQSFSKNMSLYGERAGALHVVCKNDEEKNIVFNNLCFIVRKFYSTPVIHTNRILCQLLENQNLKLNWIKELSQLSQRITNNRILFFNKLETYQKKYNLNYDWNVYKKQRGLFSFVPLLAKISEHLKTHHIYIINNGRINVSGITKNNVDYIADKICLSLSQI from the coding sequence atGGATAATTTATTAAGCAGCTTAGAAAATATCGAAGTTGACAATATCTTAAAAACTGCAAGAGAGTTTAAAGAAGATACGTGTGaaggaaaaataaatttatctaTTGGAGTGTGTTGTAATGATGATGGatctttacatatatttgataGTGTATTAGATGCAGATAAATTAGTAacagaaaattataaagagAAACCATATCTGTTAGGAAACGGTACAGAAGATTTTTCAACGTTAACacaaaatttaatatttggTGATAAgtcaaaatatatgaaagaaaaaaaaatatgtacaatTCAATGTATAGGAGGTACTGGTGccatatttgttttattagagtttttaaaaattttaaatgttAAAACTGTGTATGTTACTAATCCACCTTATATTAATCATGTTAATATGATAGAATCAAGAggatttaatttaaaatatataaatttttttgattataatttgatagatataaattatgattTGTTTCTAAATGATCTTAGAAATATACCTAATGGATCATCaattatattacaaatatcaTGTTATAATCCATGTAGTGTTAAtattgaagaaaaatattttgatgaAATCATACAAATTGTTTTAGAGAAGAAACATGTTATTATCTTTGATATAGCTTATCAAGGATTTGGTCATACAAATTTAGAAGAAGATGTTTTACTTATTAGAAAgtttgaagaaaaaaatatctcTTTTTCTGTTTGCCAATccttttcaaaaaatatgtCTCTTTATGGAGAAAGAGCAGGGGCTCTTCATGTCGTTTgtaaaaatgatgaagaaaaaaatatcgtttttaataatttatgttttataGTACGTAAATTCTATTCTACTCCTGTTATTCATACAAATCGTATTCTATGCCAACTTTTAGAAAatcaaaatttaaaattaaattggATTAAAGAACTTAGTCAATTATCACAACGTATTACGAATAATAGAATCTTATTCTTTAATAAATTAGAAAcctatcaaaaaaaatataatctaAATTATGATTGgaatgtttataaaaaacaaagaggacttttttcatttgttcCTCTACTAGCCAAAATTTCTGAACATTTAAAAACACatcacatttatataattaataatggTAGAATAAATGTCTCCGGAATAACCAAAAATAATGTCGACTATATAGCTGACAAAATTTGTCTCTCGCTAAGTCAAATATGA
- a CDS encoding 3'-5' exonuclease, putative: MIKYFRNNINICKYMRRHMSYGYYNINVNEKIEHYFDNINKKRNIKYINDCKSCKECVDEIRNGYYNLKDLNMKMIGLDIEGYKIGKYGIVSIIQICYEDIYIFDIYKCDNLYMFINYLREILECDDIIKLTHDCREDCSILYNQYNIHLKNILDTQVAYNLLFKKTKNYTNSYQISYDDLLKKYLFINNNHKIYFHKMITMDNYIYLKRPIMKELISYAIQDVIYLKPLILCIIDQFIIKQRQKDEKEEEKNEYVNEKQNNKIKDKEFDNTSNTLQKLCNISSFNNHDLYNIKEIIQDIIYHSKKYVNYQFLNSHIKDENKLQKGMIIEGMVVSCNNTKMYLKLNMRKRGVILNYLQNKYEIGDIIKAVIINFTSNDYINLGLYDENLLTLHKEKYIPTGEVLQNIQKILKKEENI; the protein is encoded by the coding sequence atgataaaatattttaggaataatataaatatatgtaaatatatgaGACGACATATGTCATATGGTTATtacaatataaatgtaaatgaaAAGATAGAACACTATTtcgataatataaataagaaaagaaatataaaatatataaatgattgtAAGAGTTGTAAAGAATGTGTAGATGAGATAAGAAAtggttattataatttaaaagatttaaatatgaaaatgattGGATTGGATATTGAAGGATATAAAATTGGAAAATATGGAATAGTAagtataatacaaatatgttatgaagatatatatatttttgatatatataaatgtgataatttatatatgtttataaattatttaagagAGATATTAGAATgtgatgatataataaaattaacacATGATTGTAGAGAAGATtgttctatattatataatcaatataatatacatttaaaaaatatattagataCACAAGTagcatataatttattatttaaaaaaacaaaaaattatacaaataGTTATCAAATTAGTTATgatgatttattaaaaaaatatttatttataaataataatcataaaatatattttcataaaatgATTACCAtggataattatatatatttaaaaagacCTATTATGAAAGAATTAATTTCATATGCTATTCAAGATGTCATATATTTAAAGCCTTTAATCTTATGTATTATAGatcaatttattataaaacaaaGGCAAAAAGATGAAAAGGAAGAGGAAAAAAACGAATATGTTaatgaaaaacaaaataataaaataaaagataaagaatTTGATAATACGTCTAATACATTACaaaaattatgtaatatctcttcatttaataaccatgatctttataatattaaagaaataattcaagatattatatatcacagtaaaaaatatgtgaattatcaatttttaaattctcATATAAAAGATGAGAACAAATTACAAAAGGGTATGATAATAGAAGGTATGGTTGTATCAtgtaataatacaaaaatgtatcttaaattaaatatgagAAAAAGGGgtgttattttaaattatttacaaaataaatatgaaataggagatataataaaggctgttataataaattttactAGTAAcgattatattaatttaggACTTTATGATGAAAACCTTCTAACTCTTCataaggaaaaatatattcctaCTGGAGAggttttacaaaatatacaaaaaatattaaaaaaagaagaaaatatataa